Proteins encoded in a region of the Labrus bergylta chromosome 9, fLabBer1.1, whole genome shotgun sequence genome:
- the LOC109994521 gene encoding septin-8-A isoform X2, with protein MAANEVDVFANEEKRNLELRGHVGFDSLPDQLVSKSVAQGFCFNILCVGETGIGKSTLMNTLFNTIFENEEISHYEKEVQLRPQTYNLQESNVNLKLTVVHTVGFGDQLNKEESFKPILEYIDAQFEKYLEEELKIKRSLFNCHDTRIHICLYFISPNGHSLKSLDLVTMKKLDSKVNIIPVIAKADTVSKSELDKLKIKIMSELVSNGVQIYQFPTEDEAVAEINSSMNTHLPFAVVGSVEDVKVGNKMVKARLYPWGSVQVENESHCDFVKLREMLLRVNMEDLREQTHARHYELYRRCKLEEMGFKDTDPDSTSFSLQETYEAKRKEFLVDLQRKEEEMRQMFVNKVKETEAELKEKEKELHERFEQLKRMHQEEKKNLEEKRRELEEEMNAFNRRKVAAETLMGQALQGCSQPFKKDKDKKN; from the exons ATGGCGGCCAATGAGGTTGATGTTTTCGCA AATGAAGAAAAGCGAAACCTGGAGCTCAGAGGCCACGTGGGCTTTGACAGTCTCCCTGATCAGCTGGTCAGCAAGTCAGTTGCTCAGGGATTCTGCTTCAACATCCTCTGCGTAG GTGAAACTGGAATTGGCAAGTCCACATTAATGAACACACTTTTCAATACAATATTTGAAAATGAGGAAATCAGCCACTATGAGAAAGAGGTGCAGCTACGCCCACAAACGTACAATCTGCAGGAGAGCAATGTGAACCTGAAGCTGACCGTTGTTCACACTGTAGGGTTTGGAGACCAGCTCAACAAAGAGGAAAG CTTTAAACCCATTCTTGAGTATATTGATGCCCAGTTTGAAAAGTATCTTGAAGAGGAGCTGAAAATTAAACGCTCCCTGTTTAACTGCCATGACACAAGAATCCACATCTGCCTGTATTTCATCTCACCCAATGGACATTCCCTGAAGTCCCTGGACCTCGTTACAATGAAGAAATTGGACAGCAAG GTGAACATCATCCCTGTTATTGCAAAGGCAGACACGGTATCCAAGAGTGAACTGGACAAATTAAAGATCAAGATAATGAGCGAGCTGGTCAGTAATGGAGTACAAATATATCAGTTCCCCACAGAGGATGAAGCTGTCGCAGAGATCAACTCCTCCATGAAT ACACATCTACCCTTTGCTGTGGTCGGAAGTGTAGAAGATGTCAAAGTTGGCAACAAAATGGTGAAAGCGAGGCTGTACCCCTGGGGTTCAGTACAGG tcgaAAATGAAAGTCATTGCGATTTTGTAAAGCTGAGGGAGATGCTGCTGCGTGTGAACATGGAGGATCTCCGAGAGCAGACACATGCTCGACATTATGAGCTCTACCGCCGCTGCAAGCTGGAAGAGATGGGCTTCAAGGACACAGACCCGGACAGCACGTCGTTCAG TCTTCAGGAGACATACGAAGCCAAGAGGAAGGAGTTCCTTGTAGATCTGCAGCGCAAAGAGGAAGAAATGAGACAGATGTTTGTCAACAAAGTGAAGGAGACAGAAGCagagctgaaagaaaaagagaaagag CTACACGAGAGGTTTGAGCAGCTAAAGCGAATGCAccaggaagaaaagaaaaatctggaggagaaaagacgagaactggaggaggagatgaatgCCTTCAATAGAAGAAAGGTTGCAGCAGAGACACTGATGGGACAGGCCCTCCAAGGCTGCTCACAACCATTCAAGAAGGACAAGGACAAGAAGAA TTGA
- the LOC109994521 gene encoding septin-8-A isoform X1 codes for MAANEVDVFANEEKRNLELRGHVGFDSLPDQLVSKSVAQGFCFNILCVGETGIGKSTLMNTLFNTIFENEEISHYEKEVQLRPQTYNLQESNVNLKLTVVHTVGFGDQLNKEESFKPILEYIDAQFEKYLEEELKIKRSLFNCHDTRIHICLYFISPNGHSLKSLDLVTMKKLDSKVNIIPVIAKADTVSKSELDKLKIKIMSELVSNGVQIYQFPTEDEAVAEINSSMNTHLPFAVVGSVEDVKVGNKMVKARLYPWGSVQVENESHCDFVKLREMLLRVNMEDLREQTHARHYELYRRCKLEEMGFKDTDPDSTSFSLQETYEAKRKEFLVDLQRKEEEMRQMFVNKVKETEAELKEKEKELHERFEQLKRMHQEEKKNLEEKRRELEEEMNAFNRRKVAAETLMGQALQGCSQPFKKDKDKKNFFSLPSACSLTSGRNLN; via the exons ATGGCGGCCAATGAGGTTGATGTTTTCGCA AATGAAGAAAAGCGAAACCTGGAGCTCAGAGGCCACGTGGGCTTTGACAGTCTCCCTGATCAGCTGGTCAGCAAGTCAGTTGCTCAGGGATTCTGCTTCAACATCCTCTGCGTAG GTGAAACTGGAATTGGCAAGTCCACATTAATGAACACACTTTTCAATACAATATTTGAAAATGAGGAAATCAGCCACTATGAGAAAGAGGTGCAGCTACGCCCACAAACGTACAATCTGCAGGAGAGCAATGTGAACCTGAAGCTGACCGTTGTTCACACTGTAGGGTTTGGAGACCAGCTCAACAAAGAGGAAAG CTTTAAACCCATTCTTGAGTATATTGATGCCCAGTTTGAAAAGTATCTTGAAGAGGAGCTGAAAATTAAACGCTCCCTGTTTAACTGCCATGACACAAGAATCCACATCTGCCTGTATTTCATCTCACCCAATGGACATTCCCTGAAGTCCCTGGACCTCGTTACAATGAAGAAATTGGACAGCAAG GTGAACATCATCCCTGTTATTGCAAAGGCAGACACGGTATCCAAGAGTGAACTGGACAAATTAAAGATCAAGATAATGAGCGAGCTGGTCAGTAATGGAGTACAAATATATCAGTTCCCCACAGAGGATGAAGCTGTCGCAGAGATCAACTCCTCCATGAAT ACACATCTACCCTTTGCTGTGGTCGGAAGTGTAGAAGATGTCAAAGTTGGCAACAAAATGGTGAAAGCGAGGCTGTACCCCTGGGGTTCAGTACAGG tcgaAAATGAAAGTCATTGCGATTTTGTAAAGCTGAGGGAGATGCTGCTGCGTGTGAACATGGAGGATCTCCGAGAGCAGACACATGCTCGACATTATGAGCTCTACCGCCGCTGCAAGCTGGAAGAGATGGGCTTCAAGGACACAGACCCGGACAGCACGTCGTTCAG TCTTCAGGAGACATACGAAGCCAAGAGGAAGGAGTTCCTTGTAGATCTGCAGCGCAAAGAGGAAGAAATGAGACAGATGTTTGTCAACAAAGTGAAGGAGACAGAAGCagagctgaaagaaaaagagaaagag CTACACGAGAGGTTTGAGCAGCTAAAGCGAATGCAccaggaagaaaagaaaaatctggaggagaaaagacgagaactggaggaggagatgaatgCCTTCAATAGAAGAAAGGTTGCAGCAGAGACACTGATGGGACAGGCCCTCCAAGGCTGCTCACAACCATTCAAGAAGGACAAGGACAAGAAGAA CTTCTTTAGTCTACCATCCGCGTGCTCCTTAACTTCAGGAAGGAATTTGAATTAG